In Actinomadura luteofluorescens, the sequence GGGCCGCACCCGTTCGGTCATGGCCTAACATCCCCGGATGACCGAACGGCTCCTATGGCGCTGCTTGGGTGCGCTCGCACCCGTCCTCGTCGGACTCTGCGTCCTCGGGTTCTGGGGCATGTCCGCTCTCGATGCACGCGCCGACCGGGCCCGGGAGTTCGCCTGCGTCCATGACCGGGCCGCCGCGCACTGGAGCCACGGATACGGGGCCCTGGCTCCCCGTCGGCGTTCTCGCCGCCGCCGTACTGGCCCTCGTCCTCGCCGTCGCCGTCCTCGCGGCCGGCGCCCGCTCCCCCCTCTGGGCCCGCCTCCTCTGCTGCCCGACGGTACTGATCGCCGCCTTCGCCCTCGTCCTGGCCGCCGTCGTGACCCACGACCACTTCGCGTTCCCCGGCAGCGACATCTCCACCGTCAACAGCGCACCCTGCGGTGTCGGCTGACCATCTCCGGCAGGTCCGTCCGCGCCGCATCGGGGGCGGCCGCCTGCTCCTGACTCGGCGCGGGACCGGAGCGGAGCGGTGCCGGTGGCCGGCCCGAGCGATAGCGTCGTCGGATGACGAAGGACGAGGTCGGAACGGGTGCCGGAAGGCAGGGGCGTGACCGTGGCGCCGACGTACGGGACGTGGTGGCGTCCCACATGCCCGGCTACGGCATCGACTCCGTGGTGCTGCTGGGAGAGGGCGAGGACAACATCGCCTTCTCGGTCAACGACGAGCTGATCGTCCGTTTCGGCAAGGAGCCCGACCCCGAAAGCCGGGCGGCGCGGGTTCGCGGTGAGGCCCGCCTGCTCGCCGTCGTCGCCGACGTGTCACCGGTGGCCGTGCCCGAGCCGAGGTTCACGGTGGCGGAGCGGGGCTGCCTGGCCTACTTCAGGCTCCCCGGTCTCCCGCTGATCGATGCCGATCCGGCGCAGCGGTCGGCGCATGGCGGTTCCGTCGCCGTCGCGCTCGGGGAGTTCCTCGGCGCGCTGCATGCCGTTCCCGGCGGCGAGATGGCGGGCCTGGTGGGGACCGATGACGAGCCGATGACCGTGTGGGCGGAGGAGTCCGCGCAGATCTACGGCACGATCATCGGGGCGGTGCCGCCGCCGCACCGTCCCGCCGTGGAGGCGTTCCTCGGCGCCGCGCCCCCGGCGGACCCGCGCGACCTGGTGTTCTCCCACAACGATCTGGGGATCGAACACGTCCTC encodes:
- a CDS encoding phosphotransferase family protein codes for the protein MTKDEVGTGAGRQGRDRGADVRDVVASHMPGYGIDSVVLLGEGEDNIAFSVNDELIVRFGKEPDPESRAARVRGEARLLAVVADVSPVAVPEPRFTVAERGCLAYFRLPGLPLIDADPAQRSAHGGSVAVALGEFLGALHAVPGGEMAGLVGTDDEPMTVWAEESAQIYGTIIGAVPPPHRPAVEAFLGAAPPADPRDLVFSHNDLGIEHVLVDPDAWTMTGVIDWSDAAITDPARDFGLLYRDLGPDALDLALSAYRADAGDVRERAGFYARCGVLEDMAYGLGTGHRKYLDKSLAALEWLFPVDGG